A part of Bremerella cremea genomic DNA contains:
- a CDS encoding ester cyclase — protein sequence MKPLYSAKILAANVGLYVNGDFAAVEDYFATDYVAHIAGDDLSLGHAGIRKVLSVYRRAFSDFQVDVEILVQSKDRVAWQRTLQGTQLGAFKGFPASQKQIVWRDMVTSRFQNDLIAEEWIVTDLAEQLLASRKR from the coding sequence ATGAAACCGTTGTATTCTGCGAAGATCTTGGCTGCGAACGTGGGGCTATATGTGAATGGCGATTTTGCTGCGGTGGAAGATTATTTCGCCACCGACTATGTTGCTCATATTGCCGGCGACGATTTGTCGTTGGGGCATGCTGGTATTCGGAAAGTCTTGAGCGTGTATCGCCGGGCGTTTTCTGATTTTCAGGTTGACGTTGAGATTCTCGTGCAGAGCAAGGACCGAGTTGCCTGGCAGCGAACGCTTCAAGGGACGCAGCTTGGCGCGTTCAAAGGGTTTCCTGCCTCGCAGAAACAGATTGTCTGGCGCGATATGGTAACCAGCCGATTTCAGAACGACCTGATCGCTGAGGAATGGATCGTGACAGATCTTGCCGAGCAACTTCTGGCTTCACGCAAACGCTGA
- a CDS encoding protein-tyrosine phosphatase family protein: MHPKLMEALQQGVYPITTRIAIGRFATPERVAYLQEMGITHILNVSDAESLATVRAAGFTQVKDIPLADYSRIPTEQALNAIQTLHAMLNLPGSQVYVHCLAGQMRCPTVLWLYLIGLGMGGRPAKQLIIDRCPDAHPGHNTLVDAALMQAVNDWGRKLGHIDRAALMQPAGK, encoded by the coding sequence ATGCACCCGAAGTTGATGGAAGCTTTGCAGCAAGGTGTTTACCCAATCACCACGCGGATTGCGATTGGTCGATTTGCGACGCCTGAGCGGGTTGCTTACTTGCAAGAGATGGGGATAACCCACATTTTGAATGTGAGCGACGCGGAAAGTTTGGCCACCGTTCGAGCGGCCGGATTTACTCAGGTCAAAGATATTCCGCTGGCCGATTATAGCCGCATTCCCACCGAGCAGGCACTTAACGCAATTCAAACGCTGCATGCGATGTTGAACCTGCCTGGCTCGCAGGTCTATGTGCATTGCCTGGCGGGGCAAATGCGCTGTCCCACGGTGCTGTGGTTGTACTTGATTGGCCTAGGCATGGGTGGGCGACCGGCCAAGCAACTGATCATCGACCGCTGTCCCGACGCCCATCCTGGGCACAATACGTTGGTCGATGCAGCCTTGATGCAAGCAGTAAACGACTGGGGCCGCAAGCTAGGCCATATCGACCGCGCGGCCCTGATGCAGCCGGCTGGTAAGTGA
- a CDS encoding DUF3592 domain-containing protein, producing the protein MPASPPESFSFATIVKNDPFCIWLSSYLPIGISLILVLKWSNQWQNQGNIWQLSASSALGWTFLGIVAFAIGAAILCWRVSSIRHILTAGPRVEATVTKGNFRKHGVQVELTYAYLNQTYTPFLLLTKTAASEALRVGAKVEVALAPHNPQRAVLVKLFAPTENETV; encoded by the coding sequence ATGCCTGCTTCGCCACCGGAATCGTTTTCTTTTGCCACCATCGTCAAGAACGATCCGTTTTGTATTTGGCTGAGCAGTTACCTGCCGATTGGCATTAGCCTGATCTTGGTGCTCAAGTGGAGCAACCAGTGGCAGAACCAGGGCAACATCTGGCAGTTGTCGGCCAGCAGCGCGCTGGGCTGGACGTTCCTGGGGATCGTGGCGTTCGCGATCGGTGCGGCGATTCTCTGCTGGCGCGTTTCCAGCATCCGGCACATTTTAACCGCTGGCCCGCGGGTGGAAGCCACCGTTACCAAGGGGAATTTTCGTAAACACGGCGTACAGGTTGAATTGACGTACGCGTATCTCAACCAAACCTACACGCCCTTTTTGCTGCTTACCAAAACAGCCGCCAGCGAAGCCCTGCGTGTTGGTGCCAAAGTCGAGGTAGCCTTGGCTCCGCACAATCCCCAGCGAGCGGTTCTCGTCAAGTTGTTCGCCCCGACAGAAAACGAGACGGTTTAA
- a CDS encoding serine/threonine protein phosphatase produces the protein MPRNFPALNRRTFLSGMASFPLLSQTDSLFAQETTPLHLPTDPSRGIRAGWTMVVFPDTQNYAKYQRNQAHFERMCRWVDQHLDAWRIGLVLHEGDFVEQNNIPTGGGKGGGDQHSESQWESAKRALGILENKVPIVFATGNHDYGIRNSESRETQVNDYFPITGNKLVSDGQGGGILLETCPNALGQPSLENAAYEVALPAGRKLLVVALEWGPRREAVAWAKQLVQREAYRNHTGVLLVHDFLTPDSIRDGQDGNHQRGGNPHTYPNGKNGNTHDGEELWQSLVHDAPQFQMVLNGHEMGSHVGRRVDPNAAGTPVHQMLFNAQGLGGGSFEKSNGGDGWMRLLTFEPDGVTLTVRTFSPLKLDAGESPWWNHPSWCFTLPIQPA, from the coding sequence ATGCCACGCAATTTTCCTGCGTTGAATCGACGTACGTTTCTTTCTGGAATGGCCAGCTTCCCTTTGCTGAGCCAAACCGATTCTTTGTTCGCACAAGAAACCACGCCCCTTCATCTGCCGACCGATCCAAGTCGTGGTATCCGCGCAGGGTGGACGATGGTCGTTTTCCCCGACACGCAAAACTATGCCAAGTACCAGCGCAACCAGGCCCACTTCGAGCGAATGTGCCGTTGGGTCGACCAACATCTGGATGCCTGGCGAATTGGTCTGGTGCTGCACGAAGGGGACTTCGTCGAGCAAAACAACATCCCTACCGGCGGCGGCAAAGGTGGTGGCGATCAACATTCCGAGTCGCAGTGGGAAAGTGCCAAACGGGCTTTAGGCATACTCGAAAACAAAGTCCCTATCGTCTTTGCCACCGGTAATCACGACTATGGAATTCGCAACTCGGAATCGCGCGAAACCCAGGTCAACGATTACTTCCCCATCACCGGAAACAAGCTTGTCTCTGACGGGCAAGGGGGCGGCATCTTGCTTGAAACGTGCCCGAACGCCCTCGGGCAACCATCGCTGGAAAATGCCGCTTACGAAGTCGCCTTGCCAGCGGGCCGCAAGCTATTGGTCGTCGCTTTGGAATGGGGCCCTCGACGGGAAGCGGTTGCCTGGGCGAAACAGCTCGTTCAGCGCGAAGCGTATCGCAACCACACCGGCGTGCTGCTGGTGCACGACTTCCTTACGCCAGACTCCATCCGCGACGGCCAAGATGGCAACCACCAGCGCGGTGGCAATCCGCATACCTATCCCAACGGCAAGAACGGCAACACTCACGATGGTGAAGAGCTGTGGCAATCGCTCGTTCACGATGCCCCGCAATTTCAAATGGTGCTCAACGGGCACGAGATGGGAAGCCACGTTGGCCGCCGAGTCGATCCGAACGCCGCAGGAACGCCCGTGCATCAAATGCTGTTCAATGCCCAAGGGCTGGGGGGTGGTTCGTTCGAGAAAAGTAACGGCGGCGATGGTTGGATGCGGCTGCTCACATTTGAACCCGATGGCGTGACGCTCACCGTGCGCACGTTTTCCCCCTTGAAGCTCGATGCCGGCGAATCCCCTTGGTGGAATCACCCCTCGTGGTGCTTCACGCTGCCAATTCAGCCTGCCTAA